The Heyndrickxia acidicola sequence ATTGGATAAAACGATATCCCTTTTTTATGCAGAGAGGTTTCTGTTCTAAATCTCTTCTGCCTTACCTAAAAATAGAATAATGGAAATTATCCCTTTTCCGAAATATCCTCATGAGGGCAGGAGCAATGAGTATGACTTGAAACCTCCAACATGAGGAGAGGAAAGCAGAGGCGAGGACGTATGGACATCGATGTTGTGTTTTCCGGCGGGGGAATAAAAGGTCTGGCGCTCATAGGTGCTTATGAAATGCTGGAGAAAAAAGGGTTTCGTTTTAAACGGGTTGCTGGTACAAGTGTAGGGTCGATTCTTGCCGGCTTTGCAGCGGCCGGTTATTCGAGTAATGAGATTGAAATGCTCTTAAATGAAACAGAATTAAAGGAATTCCTGGACTCGAGAAACGTGTTGCTTCCTATGCCGATTGCAAAGTGGCTGCTGCTTTATTGGAGAATGGGTCTTTATAAAGGAAATGTATTTGAAGAATGGCTTGAAAAAAAGCTTGCGGCAAAAGGCGTTTATACGTTTTCTGATTTGCCTCCCAATTCCTTTTACGTGGTAGCATCTGATTTAACAAACGGCCGGCTGCTGGTCCTTCCTGATGATTTAGAAGAGTATGGTATTCCAAAAGAAACCTTCCCTGTTGCCCGGGCAATTAGAATGAGTTCGAGTCTGCCTTATTTTTTTGAACCTATTAAGCTTAGAAGCCTAAGCGGGGTCAATACGATAGTAGATGGAGGCGTGTTAAGCAACTTTCCAATGTGGATTTTTGTAAAGGAGGGGGAACCGAAAATTCGCCCTGTTTTAGGTATCACATTGTCTTCAAGTCAGCGGGAACGGCCTAAGCGTGTCATTAAAAACGCAATTCAGCTTTTCGAAGCTTTATTCATTACGATGAAAGAAGCCCATGATGCCCGTTATATTTCCAGAAAGCATGAAAAGGATATTGTGTTCATCTCTATAAAGGAAGACTTAACGACAGAATTCACTATTACGCCAGAAAAAAAAGACGCCCTAATTGAGATTGGGCGCATGAAAACAAATGAGTTTTTAAAAACCTGGACTTATTAGGAAAAATCTTCGGGCTAAAATACAGCTCGATTTTTCTTTTTCCCTTTTTTTCCTTCAATCACTGTCAATTGGACTTCTGACTTCTTCCGTATCGGCTTTTTGCGTAAGTGGGCTCGAACAGTGCCATCTGCGTGACGTTTTTTCAAACGTTTTCTCGATTTGCGAGCAGCTTTTAAGAAAGCCTGCTGTTCTTTTTTGTTTTCTCCGTTTCCAAAGGCAAATCGGTATAAAAGATAGATGGCCGCTGCAATTAAAATGAAGATCAGCCCTGATTTAAGAAAGGTTCCAATTGAGGATAGGAGACCTATTATAGCAAGTATCGATACAATACCAACGATCCATTTGCTGCTTCTCAATAAAAGCCACCTCCTTATGAGCATCATAAGCATTTTTCCCGCAAATTAAACCTTCTATTCCAATTTTCCATAAAAGAAGAAAAACATTGCATGAAATTATAAAAAGTTCATTCTGTGGAAAGCCTTAACAATTTAATTCCACAGCCTTCCGCTTTTAAAACCCTTTAGATACTAATAGAAGAACTTTCTGGCATCTCTGCGGAAGGCAGTCCTTCCTTTTCAACCCGAAGTAATTCATTAAAAGAAGCAATCGCTACTTCTACCTGATCATTATCAGGTTCTTTTGTTGTTAAAAGCTGCAGCCATAGGCCAGGATAGCCAAGGAAACGCAAAACCGGCACATTCCTAAGTTTGTTTGTAACCTGAAGCACCTCAAAAGAAACGCCAAGTACAACAGGAATTAATAATATACGATCCACAAGACGCAGCCATAAAGGATTTACAGGCACCAGCAGATAAATGAAGACGCCGACAACCACAGTAAATAGAATAAAACTGCTCCCGCATCGATAGTGTAGACGGGTCTGCGCTTGAACATTTTCCACTGTCAGCTCCAGCTGGTTTTCATAAGCGTTAATGACCTTATGTTCGGCGCCGTGATATTGAAATACACGTTTAACAATAGGAGTTAAAGAAACAAAGAAAATATAGCCTATTAGAAGGAGCAGTTTAAATAATCCTTCAATCAGAATCTGGGATACCGGACTCGAGAACACGGGGCTCAGGAGACTGGCAAGAAAAACAGGTACAAGT is a genomic window containing:
- a CDS encoding SA1362 family protein, coding for MRSSKWIVGIVSILAIIGLLSSIGTFLKSGLIFILIAAAIYLLYRFAFGNGENKKEQQAFLKAARKSRKRLKKRHADGTVRAHLRKKPIRKKSEVQLTVIEGKKGKKKNRAVF
- a CDS encoding DUF1385 domain-containing protein, giving the protein MKKSQVPAYGGQAVVEGVMFGGKSQTVTAIRRKDQSIDYFYLPRKSYPVLQKLKKVPFLRGIIAIIEASANGSQHLNFSSERFNVDPLEDDKISEEKPSKATMVLSVAALGVLSFLFGKFIFTLVPVFLASLLSPVFSSPVSQILIEGLFKLLLLIGYIFFVSLTPIVKRVFQYHGAEHKVINAYENQLELTVENVQAQTRLHYRCGSSFILFTVVVGVFIYLLVPVNPLWLRLVDRILLIPVVLGVSFEVLQVTNKLRNVPVLRFLGYPGLWLQLLTTKEPDNDQVEVAIASFNELLRVEKEGLPSAEMPESSSISI
- a CDS encoding patatin-like phospholipase family protein; the protein is MDIDVVFSGGGIKGLALIGAYEMLEKKGFRFKRVAGTSVGSILAGFAAAGYSSNEIEMLLNETELKEFLDSRNVLLPMPIAKWLLLYWRMGLYKGNVFEEWLEKKLAAKGVYTFSDLPPNSFYVVASDLTNGRLLVLPDDLEEYGIPKETFPVARAIRMSSSLPYFFEPIKLRSLSGVNTIVDGGVLSNFPMWIFVKEGEPKIRPVLGITLSSSQRERPKRVIKNAIQLFEALFITMKEAHDARYISRKHEKDIVFISIKEDLTTEFTITPEKKDALIEIGRMKTNEFLKTWTY